In Terriglobia bacterium, the following proteins share a genomic window:
- a CDS encoding LptF/LptG family permease, producing the protein MRIFTRYILKEVLWHGLIGASVFTFVIFMRELTRILEAVVRNSAPFPSVAEIFFLTLPAALKVTIPMGVLVGILLGLSRMAADSEVTAMRASGVSVRKFLKIISVFGFAAWCLALVNTVIVEPRSAAALAGLQNKLAATQISFEVQPHVFYEGFKNHVLYVEDVSSAGGAAVWKNVFDADISTPGAPKITIAKEAIVSASGADAIRLHLINGETHDTNSRAPDQYTITTFQETDIAISQPPIPKPAQDAVPVAQLSTQELYRQKYNPNKEFARWYWIEFNRRLALPTACLVLVLIGIPLGLSAKKGGKGAGFVLTIVLVFIYYFVSIIGVSLARGGKISPVLGVWMANIVFGLIGLVLLSRTDRIPVELGLGQMLLGQFKDIFGKLFNSRTEEPATNGNRRRGRLFSTRFPLILDDYVLRSFVSYLLLILSSLLVLFLVFTYFELLSDIVRKKIPLLTQLEYLLNFVPSVLYQITPLAVLLTVLVMFGLMQKSNEITAMKATGVSIYRTVIPILVIATTLAGGLFVLDQWYLPYANKRVETLRNMIKGKPAQTYLRPDRKWIFGESKKRSDGTVENRKIYYYEAFDPDRNTFGSISVFELNPHSFQMVKRVYAARARWAEHLSKWTFENGWQRSWSISAGADLQQDLRKEDLQKFDVSTFAELNEPPTYFKKEVLQSSEMNYDELQRYIYDLQQGGFDVVRLRVQLQKKIAFPLITLVMAVLAVPFALSGGRRGALSGVVVALVIGVTYVLTSSLFEAMGNVSQLPPLIAAWSPDLIFGLAGGYLIMKTPS; encoded by the coding sequence GTGCGCATTTTTACCCGCTACATACTGAAGGAAGTGCTCTGGCACGGGCTCATTGGGGCCTCAGTGTTCACTTTCGTCATTTTTATGCGCGAACTCACGCGCATCCTTGAAGCCGTGGTGCGCAACAGCGCTCCCTTTCCCAGCGTTGCGGAAATTTTCTTTCTTACGCTACCTGCCGCCTTAAAAGTCACTATCCCCATGGGAGTGCTGGTGGGAATCCTGCTGGGGCTCAGCCGCATGGCCGCCGATAGTGAAGTCACGGCGATGCGCGCTTCCGGGGTGAGTGTTCGTAAATTCCTGAAAATCATCTCGGTATTCGGTTTTGCTGCATGGTGTCTTGCGCTGGTCAATACAGTCATCGTTGAACCCCGCTCCGCCGCGGCGCTGGCAGGACTGCAAAACAAGCTGGCTGCCACGCAGATTTCTTTTGAAGTCCAGCCGCACGTTTTCTATGAAGGATTTAAGAACCATGTGCTTTATGTGGAAGACGTTTCCAGCGCTGGCGGCGCGGCGGTCTGGAAAAATGTTTTTGACGCCGACATCAGCACTCCCGGCGCTCCCAAGATCACCATCGCCAAAGAAGCTATTGTCAGCGCTTCCGGCGCCGACGCCATCCGGCTGCATCTGATTAACGGCGAAACGCACGACACTAATTCGCGCGCTCCTGACCAGTACACGATTACGACGTTTCAGGAAACCGACATCGCCATCAGCCAGCCACCGATTCCTAAGCCCGCGCAGGACGCTGTGCCCGTGGCGCAGCTCAGCACCCAGGAGCTCTACCGCCAGAAATACAATCCCAATAAAGAATTTGCCCGCTGGTACTGGATAGAATTTAATCGCCGCCTTGCGCTTCCGACTGCGTGCCTGGTGCTGGTGCTGATTGGAATTCCGCTGGGCCTTTCCGCCAAGAAAGGCGGCAAGGGCGCAGGCTTTGTGCTCACTATCGTCCTGGTCTTCATCTACTATTTTGTTTCGATCATCGGCGTCTCCCTGGCGCGCGGAGGAAAAATTTCTCCGGTGCTGGGCGTCTGGATGGCCAATATTGTCTTTGGCCTCATCGGCTTGGTTCTGCTCAGCCGCACGGACAGAATTCCTGTTGAGCTGGGTCTGGGACAAATGCTGCTTGGCCAGTTTAAGGACATCTTTGGCAAGCTCTTCAACTCCAGAACGGAAGAGCCTGCAACGAATGGCAACCGCCGTCGCGGTCGTCTTTTCAGCACCCGCTTTCCGCTGATTCTCGACGACTACGTTCTGCGCAGCTTTGTGAGTTATCTGCTGCTCATCCTTTCCAGCCTGCTGGTGCTGTTCCTGGTCTTTACTTATTTTGAGCTGCTCTCTGACATCGTGAGAAAGAAGATTCCGCTGCTCACGCAGCTTGAATACCTGCTCAACTTTGTTCCTTCAGTGCTTTACCAGATCACTCCTCTGGCCGTGCTGCTGACCGTGCTGGTGATGTTCGGATTAATGCAGAAATCGAATGAAATTACGGCCATGAAAGCGACGGGCGTCAGCATTTATCGCACGGTGATTCCGATTCTGGTGATCGCCACCACGCTGGCCGGCGGCCTCTTTGTTCTGGACCAGTGGTATCTGCCTTACGCCAACAAACGCGTTGAAACATTACGCAACATGATTAAAGGCAAGCCGGCGCAGACTTATCTGCGTCCTGACCGCAAGTGGATTTTTGGCGAAAGCAAGAAGAGATCTGACGGCACGGTGGAAAACCGCAAAATTTATTACTACGAGGCTTTTGACCCGGACCGCAACACTTTCGGCAGCATCTCAGTCTTTGAGCTGAATCCGCATTCTTTCCAGATGGTCAAGCGAGTCTATGCCGCGCGAGCACGCTGGGCGGAACACCTATCAAAGTGGACGTTTGAAAATGGCTGGCAGCGCTCCTGGAGCATTTCTGCCGGCGCCGATCTTCAGCAAGACCTGCGTAAGGAAGACCTGCAAAAGTTTGACGTGAGCACCTTTGCCGAACTGAACGAGCCGCCAACCTATTTCAAGAAAGAAGTCCTGCAATCGTCTGAGATGAACTATGACGAACTGCAGCGCTATATTTACGATCTTCAGCAGGGTGGCTTTGACGTGGTGCGTCTGCGCGTTCAGTTGCAGAAAAAGATTGCGTTCCCGTTGATCACGCTTGTCATGGCCGTGCTGGCTGTGCCTTTCGCGCTTTCCGGCGGACGCCGCGGAGCTCTCAGCGGCGTGGTAGTAGCGCTGGTCATCGGCGTGACCTACGTTCTGACTTCCAGCCTGTTTGAAGCCATGGGCAACGTAAGCCAGCTTCCTCCGCTGATCGCCGCGTGGTCGCCGGATTTGATTTTTGGGTTGGCGGGCGGGTATCTGATTATGAAGACGCCCTCGTAG
- a CDS encoding glycoside hydrolase, which yields MGTPAIHLLFLWHMHQPYYKDLVTGKYRLPWVRLHALKDYYGMVKLLDEFPGLHQTFNLVPSLITQLQEYVTGTAQDPFLQVAAMPAPEMDLSERLFAVQYLFQANAENMIGRYPRYRELAQQFNGRPQDAQNNARRMTDGDITDLQVLSQIAWMDEFFLDDPTVAELISKGREFSLKDQEQVIAIQQHFLAKVLPAYAAAGKRGAIEISTSPFYHPILPLVCDTNIGEVSHHGLPLPSQGFRHPEDAREQIERGLTLHEQVFGARPKGMWPSEGSVSNEALTIAHDLGVKWMATDEGVLCRSLGTIFQRNGSGMLDAECAAQLYQIFRWQQGAAEMSMVFRDHSLSDLIGFVYSGVPAREAADDFIRRVKQAAEPVLAKGKTAVVPIILDGENAWEYYPQSGREFLRRLYDGIQKDPSIAALTVSEAIEREASPAAIESIVPGSWINSNFDVWIGAPEDNVAWDQLTAAREFFTANAGKASAQQAALAYEELLIAEGSDWNWWYGPEHHSANDRDFDELYRKHLSNVYLALGGTPPDVLAQPIAGAHAKPQFTPQTAYIHPAVDGKNIGYFEWLGAASHVADRHSSAMHGKLFLLDTGYAGIDEENLYCRVDFIDDPAEWATGDTRLVVAIETVSPGGNGSQTVRLEADISQGKLGGWKLGDNGQPQDAAFQVGIESIFECQTPLKRLNAAMGARLRVRFSLWRDGLPLDALPQEGAIEVQVAPESELSALPYAKP from the coding sequence ATGGGGACGCCTGCAATCCATCTGTTATTCCTCTGGCACATGCACCAGCCGTATTACAAGGACCTGGTCACCGGGAAATATCGCCTACCCTGGGTGCGCCTGCATGCGCTCAAGGATTATTACGGCATGGTGAAGCTGCTGGATGAATTTCCCGGCTTGCACCAGACATTTAATCTTGTCCCGTCACTCATCACGCAGCTACAGGAGTATGTGACCGGAACAGCGCAGGACCCCTTTTTGCAGGTGGCAGCCATGCCCGCGCCGGAGATGGACCTCTCCGAGCGGCTGTTTGCGGTCCAATACCTTTTTCAAGCGAATGCGGAGAACATGATTGGCCGTTATCCGCGTTATCGTGAGTTAGCGCAACAGTTTAATGGCCGCCCGCAGGACGCGCAGAACAATGCCCGGCGCATGACGGATGGCGACATTACCGATCTTCAGGTGCTCTCACAGATTGCATGGATGGATGAATTTTTTCTCGACGATCCCACCGTCGCTGAACTAATCAGCAAAGGCCGCGAGTTTTCACTGAAAGACCAGGAGCAGGTGATCGCGATCCAGCAGCATTTTCTGGCCAAGGTCCTTCCGGCCTACGCCGCGGCAGGGAAGCGCGGCGCCATTGAGATTTCCACCTCGCCTTTTTACCATCCCATTCTGCCGCTGGTGTGTGACACAAATATTGGCGAAGTGTCACACCACGGCCTGCCGCTGCCGTCACAGGGCTTCCGCCACCCGGAAGACGCGCGTGAGCAAATCGAACGCGGGCTGACATTGCATGAACAGGTATTTGGCGCGAGACCAAAAGGCATGTGGCCGTCAGAAGGAAGCGTATCCAATGAAGCTCTAACCATCGCGCATGACCTGGGCGTGAAGTGGATGGCCACCGACGAGGGCGTGCTCTGCCGTTCTCTGGGAACCATTTTCCAGCGCAATGGCAGCGGAATGCTGGATGCCGAATGCGCCGCCCAGCTTTACCAGATTTTTCGCTGGCAGCAGGGCGCGGCAGAAATGAGCATGGTGTTCCGCGACCATTCGCTCTCTGACCTGATTGGCTTTGTTTATTCCGGCGTGCCCGCCAGAGAAGCGGCAGATGATTTTATCCGTCGCGTGAAGCAAGCGGCCGAGCCCGTGCTGGCGAAGGGCAAGACAGCGGTGGTGCCAATCATCCTTGATGGCGAGAACGCGTGGGAGTATTACCCGCAGTCCGGACGGGAGTTTTTGCGGCGGCTGTACGATGGCATTCAAAAAGATCCATCGATCGCGGCACTGACAGTTTCTGAAGCCATTGAGAGGGAAGCCTCACCGGCTGCCATCGAATCGATAGTTCCGGGCTCGTGGATCAACTCAAATTTTGACGTATGGATCGGCGCGCCGGAAGACAACGTGGCGTGGGACCAGCTTACGGCTGCGCGGGAGTTTTTTACGGCGAATGCGGGCAAGGCTTCCGCACAACAGGCCGCCCTGGCGTATGAAGAATTGCTGATTGCGGAAGGCAGTGACTGGAACTGGTGGTATGGGCCGGAGCACCACTCGGCGAATGATCGCGATTTTGACGAGCTTTACCGCAAGCATCTTTCCAACGTCTATCTTGCGCTGGGCGGCACGCCGCCTGACGTGCTGGCGCAGCCGATTGCGGGAGCTCATGCCAAGCCGCAGTTCACGCCGCAAACCGCGTATATCCATCCGGCGGTGGATGGAAAAAACATTGGCTACTTTGAATGGCTGGGCGCGGCTTCCCACGTGGCTGACCGGCATTCTTCCGCCATGCATGGAAAGCTTTTTCTGCTGGACACCGGCTATGCCGGCATCGACGAAGAAAATCTTTACTGTCGCGTGGATTTCATCGACGATCCGGCGGAGTGGGCCACCGGAGACACGCGGCTGGTGGTAGCAATAGAAACCGTGAGTCCAGGCGGCAATGGCAGCCAGACCGTGCGACTGGAAGCCGATATTTCACAGGGCAAGCTTGGCGGATGGAAGCTAGGCGACAATGGCCAGCCGCAAGACGCCGCCTTTCAGGTTGGAATTGAGTCGATCTTTGAGTGCCAGACGCCGCTCAAGCGGCTGAACGCAGCCATGGGAGCCCGCCTGCGCGTTCGCTTCTCTTTGTGGCGCGATGGCCTGCCGCTGGACGCGCTGCCGCAGGAAGGCGCCATTGAAGTGCAAGTGGCCCCTGAAAGCGAGTTAAGCGCGCTGCCTTACGCGAAGCCGTAA